One genomic segment of Camelus ferus isolate YT-003-E chromosome 19, BCGSAC_Cfer_1.0, whole genome shotgun sequence includes these proteins:
- the KIF3B gene encoding kinesin-like protein KIF3B, translating into MSKLKSSESVRVVVRCRPMNGKEKAALYDKVVDVDVKLGQVSVKNPKGVAHEMPKTFTFDAVYDWNAKQFELYDETFRPLVDSVLQGFNGTIFAYGQTGTGKTYTMEGVRGDPEKRGVIPNSFDHIFTHISRSQNQQYLVRASYLEIYQEEIRDLLSKDQTKRLELKERPDTGVYVKDLSSFVTKSVKEIEHVMNVGNQNRSVGATNMNEHSSRSHAIFVITIECSEVGLDGENHIRVGKLNLVDLAGSERQAKTGAQGERLKEATKINLSLSALGNVISALVDGKSTHIPYRDSKLTRLLQDSLGGNAKTVMVANVGPASYNVEETLTTLRYANRAKNIKNKPRVNEDPKDALLREFQEEIARLKAQLEKRSIGRRKRREKRREGGGSGGGGEEEEEEGEEGEEEGDDKDDYWREQQEKLEIEKRAIVEDHSLVAEEKMRLLKEKEKKMEDLRREKDAAEMLGAKIKAMESKLLVGGKNIVDHTNEQQKILEQKRQEIAEQKRREREIQQQMESRDEETLELKETYSSLQQEVDIKTKKLKKLFSKLQAVKAEIHDLQEEHIKERQELEQTQNELTRELKLKHLIIENFIPLEEKSKIMNRSFFDEEEDHWKLHPITRLENQQMMKRPVSAVGYKRPLSQHARMSMMIRPEARYRAENIVLLELDMPSRTTRDYEGPAIAPKVQAALDAALQDEDEIQVDASSFESTANKKSKARPKSGRKSGSSSSSSGTPASQLYPQSRGLVPK; encoded by the exons ATGTCAAAGTTGAAAAGCTCAGAGTCAGTCAGGGTGGTGGTTCGCTGTCGGCCCATGAATGGCAAGGAAAAGGCTGCTTTGTATGACAAGGTGGTAGATGTGGACGTGAAGCTGGGGCAGGTGTCTGTGAAGAACCCCAAGGGAGTGGCCCATGAAATGCCCAAGACCTTCACCTTCGATGCAGTCTATGACTGGAATGCCAAGCAGTTTGAACTCTATGATGAGACGTTCCGACCACTGGTGGACTCTGTGCTGCAAGGTTTCAATGGGACAATTTTTGCCTATGGACAGACCGGGACTGGGAAAACCTACACGATGGAAGGAGTCCGTGGTGACCCTGAAAAAAGAGGAGTCATTCCTAACTCGTTTGATCACATCTTCACCCATATCTCTCGATCCCAGAATCAACAGTACCTGGTCAGGGCTTCTTACTTAGAGATCTACCAGGAGGAGATCCGAGACCTGCTCTCAAAGGATCAGACCAAAAGGCTTGAGCTCAAAGAGCGGCCTGACACTGGCGTGTATGTGAAAGATCTGTCTTCCTTTGTCACCAAGAGTGTGAAGGAAATAGAGCACGTGATGAATGTGGGCAACCAGAACCGTTCTGTCGGTGCTACCAACATGAATGAGCACAGTTCACGTTCTCATGCAATTTTTGTCATCACCATCGAGTGCAGTGAGGTGGGCCTCGATGGAGAAAACCACATCAGGGTAGGGAAATTGAACCTTGTAGATCTTGCTGGCAGCGAACGGCAAGCCAAGACTGGTGCACAAGGGGAAAGATTGAAGGAAGCAACCAAGATCAACCTGTCCCTTTCAGCCTTGGGTAATGTCATCTCTGCCCTGGTGGACGGAAAAAGCACTCACATTCCGTATCGGGACTCAAAGCTTACCAGACTCCTCCAAGATTCTCTTGGTGGCAATGCTAAAACTGTGATGGTGGCCAATGTGGGGCCTGCCTCTTACAACGTAGAGGAGACCCTGACCACGCTGAGGTATGCCAACCGTGCCAAAAACATTAAGAACAAGCCAAGGGTCAACGAGGACCCTAAGGATGCCCTCCTTCGCGAATTCCAGGAAGAGATTGCTCGGCTTAAGGCCCAGCTAGAAAAACGGTCCATTGGCAGGAGGAAGAGGCGAGAGAAACGGAGGgaaggtggtggcagtggtggaggtggggaagaggaggaggaggagggagaagagggtgaggaggaaggggatgaTAAAGATGATTACTGGCGGGAACAGCAAGAAAAACTGGAGATTGAGAAGCGGGCCATTGTAGAGGACCACAGCTTGGTTGCAGAGGAAAAGATGAGGCTgctgaaggagaaggagaaaaagatggaGGATCTGCGGCGTGAGAAGGATGCTGCCGAGATGCTGGGTGCCAAAATCAAG GCCATGGAGAGTAAGCTGCTtgttggaggaaaaaatataGTAGATCATACAAATGAACAGCAGAAAATCCTAGAGCAGAAACGGCAGGAAATTGCAGAGCAG AAACGTCGAGAAAGAGAAATCCAGCAACAGATGGAAAGTCGAGATGAAGAGACCTTGGAACTGAAAGAGACATACAGCTCATTGCAGCAAGAGGTGGACATCAAGACCAAGAAACTCAAAAAG CTCTTCTCCAAGCTTCAGGCAGTGAAGGCAGAGATCCATGACCTCCAAGAAGAGCACATCAAGGAGcggcaggagctggagcagaCGCAGAACGAGCTCACCAGGGAGCTGAAACTCAA GCATCTTATTATAGAAAACTTCATCCctctggaagaaaaaagtaaaattatgaatAGATCCTTCTTTGATGAAGAGGAAGATCATTGGAAATTACATCCTATAACCAGACTGGA GAATCAGCAGATGATGAAGCGGCCAGTGTCAGCTGTGGGATACAAGAGACCACTGAGCCAGCATGCGAGAATGTCCATGATGATTCGTCCAGAGGCTCGATATAGG GCAGAAAACATTGTGCTATTAGAACTGGACATGCCCAGCCGGACCACCAGAGACTACGAGGGCCCCGCCATTGCCCCCAAAGTCCAGGCTGCGTTGGATGCGGCTCTGCAGGATGAAGATGAGATACAGGTGGATGCATCATCCTTTGAAAGCACTGCAAATAAGAAATCCAAGGCCAG GCCTAAAAGTGGAAGGAAGTCGggatcctcctcctcttcctcaggaACCCCCGCATCTCAGCTTTATCCACAGTCTCGGGGGCTGGTTCCAAAGTAA